In Horticoccus luteus, the following proteins share a genomic window:
- a CDS encoding sigma-54-dependent transcriptional regulator — MPSVLIVDDLLSIHEMLDAVIQPSGFVTSFATDGEKALARYKTEKFDLVLADIDMKPMDGITLLKQLKLYDPSAVIIIMTAYASTDSAIQALKFGAFDYLQKPFRVDELIATLKRGLEFRRFQTERLNNPIAPGAQAVDVEGRLIGQSPKIKKLVQQVKKLATVRTPVLLQGEPGTGKIDVAELLHQAGSEPNAQLVRIDCSLSSETNVRSGLLGQNGAGGTWVEQARGGTLFLQHLQCLTLEVQKELVSVLRNNAHTFRLICTSTVDLEGLTDEGKFHDELFYRVASLPVQMPALRERREDVPLLVKHYAAQALNPQVDAKLINFTEDALAVMQAYHWAGNLTELHQVVTRIASTAESRVVTSEQLPLRLRELKSWPTLADYLAGQERRYTDMVLHVCHGDKVAAAKALGVDVAKLG; from the coding sequence ATGCCTTCGGTCCTCATCGTCGACGACCTTCTCTCCATCCACGAGATGTTGGATGCGGTCATCCAGCCCTCCGGTTTTGTCACGTCGTTTGCGACCGATGGCGAAAAGGCGCTCGCGCGTTACAAGACGGAGAAGTTCGACCTGGTGCTGGCGGACATCGACATGAAGCCGATGGATGGGATCACGCTGTTGAAGCAGTTGAAGCTCTACGATCCGAGCGCGGTGATCATCATCATGACGGCCTACGCGAGCACGGACAGCGCGATTCAGGCGTTGAAGTTCGGGGCTTTCGATTACCTGCAAAAGCCTTTTCGCGTCGACGAGTTGATTGCCACGTTGAAGCGCGGGCTGGAGTTCCGGCGTTTTCAAACGGAGCGGCTCAACAATCCCATCGCGCCGGGTGCGCAGGCGGTGGATGTCGAAGGGCGCTTGATCGGCCAGAGCCCGAAAATCAAAAAGCTGGTGCAGCAGGTGAAGAAGCTGGCGACGGTGCGCACGCCGGTGCTGTTGCAAGGCGAGCCGGGCACCGGAAAAATCGATGTGGCGGAACTGCTGCATCAAGCGGGGAGCGAGCCCAACGCGCAACTGGTGCGCATCGATTGCTCGCTCAGTTCGGAGACCAACGTGCGCAGCGGATTGCTCGGCCAAAACGGCGCGGGCGGCACGTGGGTCGAGCAGGCGCGGGGCGGGACGCTTTTTCTGCAACACCTGCAGTGCCTCACCCTCGAGGTGCAGAAGGAATTGGTGAGCGTGCTGCGGAACAACGCGCACACGTTTCGGTTGATCTGCACGTCGACCGTCGACCTCGAGGGGCTGACGGACGAGGGCAAGTTTCACGACGAGTTATTCTACCGCGTGGCGTCGCTGCCGGTGCAGATGCCGGCTTTGCGCGAACGGCGCGAAGACGTGCCGCTGCTCGTGAAACACTACGCCGCGCAGGCGTTGAATCCGCAGGTCGACGCGAAGTTGATCAACTTCACGGAGGACGCGCTGGCCGTGATGCAGGCCTATCACTGGGCCGGCAATCTCACGGAGCTGCATCAGGTGGTGACGCGAATCGCATCGACGGCGGAGTCGCGCGTCGTGACCTCGGAGCAACTGCCGCTGCGGCTGCGCGAATTAAAAAGCTGGCCGACCCTTGCGGATTATCTGGCGGGACAAGAGCGGCGCTACACCGACATGGTGTTGCACGTCTGCCATGGCGACAAAGTGGCGGCGGCGAAAGCGCTGGGCGTGGACGTGGCGAAGCTGGGCTGA
- a CDS encoding type II secretion system F family protein, translating into MALISSSPTATALGGRAAPAKKAVNVKAAQQLAKQKSLEKRAKKYKLPLGELAIFTQQLASLLTAGLPLVQCLEALQDQTEDPCFRIVIRDVRADISSGNSFSAAVKRFPKTFNSLFISMVEAGEASGGLAEILGKVAGYFESTVKLTKKVKSAMTYPIAVIGLAIALVNVLLIFVIPVFAAMFDDFGAKLPAPTQMLIDLSNFMKHYWWAIALAAYGVFFVFSKFVATPGGRRAKDKFLVRAPIFGNLVHKIALSRFCRTYATLIRSGVPILRTLEIVAAASNKVQVEDACAEITRHVSQGGQVSEVLASDPFFPPMMKHMVKAGESTGNVDGMMNKIADFYDTECEATVSALTSLIEPLLIVFLGVVVGGIVMAMFLPIFQLGAVAGGLQ; encoded by the coding sequence ATGGCTTTGATCTCTTCTTCCCCCACGGCGACGGCGTTGGGCGGTCGTGCCGCCCCAGCGAAAAAGGCGGTCAACGTCAAAGCGGCGCAGCAACTGGCGAAGCAGAAGTCGCTGGAGAAGCGGGCGAAGAAATACAAGCTGCCGCTCGGTGAGCTGGCGATTTTCACGCAGCAGCTCGCGTCGTTGCTCACGGCGGGGCTGCCGTTGGTGCAATGCTTGGAGGCGTTGCAGGATCAGACGGAAGATCCCTGTTTCCGGATCGTGATCCGCGATGTGCGGGCGGACATTTCGTCGGGCAACTCGTTTTCCGCGGCGGTGAAACGTTTTCCGAAGACGTTTAATTCGTTGTTCATCTCCATGGTCGAGGCCGGTGAGGCGAGCGGCGGTCTGGCAGAGATTCTCGGCAAGGTGGCGGGTTACTTTGAATCGACGGTCAAGCTGACGAAAAAGGTGAAATCGGCGATGACGTATCCGATCGCGGTCATCGGTCTGGCGATCGCGTTGGTCAACGTGTTGCTGATCTTCGTGATTCCGGTGTTTGCCGCCATGTTCGACGATTTCGGGGCCAAGCTGCCGGCGCCGACGCAGATGCTGATCGATCTGAGCAATTTCATGAAGCACTACTGGTGGGCGATCGCGCTCGCGGCTTACGGGGTGTTTTTCGTGTTCAGCAAATTTGTCGCGACTCCGGGCGGACGGCGGGCGAAGGACAAGTTTTTGGTGCGGGCGCCGATCTTCGGCAATCTGGTGCACAAAATCGCGTTGTCCCGATTCTGCCGGACGTATGCAACGCTCATCCGTTCGGGGGTGCCGATTTTGCGGACGCTGGAGATTGTCGCCGCGGCGAGCAACAAAGTGCAGGTGGAGGATGCGTGCGCCGAGATCACGCGCCACGTGAGCCAGGGCGGACAGGTGTCGGAGGTGCTGGCGTCCGATCCGTTTTTCCCGCCGATGATGAAGCACATGGTGAAGGCGGGTGAATCCACGGGCAACGTGGACGGGATGATGAACAAGATTGCGGATTTCTACGACACGGAGTGTGAAGCGACGGTCTCGGCGCTGACGTCTCTGATCGAACCGTTGCTGATCGTCTTTCTCGGGGTGGTGGTCGGCGGCATCGTCATGGCGATGTTCTTGCCGATCTTCCAACTCGGTGCGGTCGCAGGCGGATTGCAGTGA